DNA from Streptomyces rishiriensis:
GAGCGCCCTGATGGACCACGCGCCCCTGCTCGACTGGCTCCGGCAGGCCGACGCCACCAGCACCTGGACGACGTCCGTGTGCTCGGGCTCCCTGCTGCTCGCCGCCGCGGGCCTCCTCGAAGGCCGCCGGGCCACCTCCCACTGGCTGGCCCTCTGGCAGCTCGGGGCGTTCGGCGTCGAGGCGACCGGCGAACGCGTCGTCTTCGACGGCAAGTACGTCACCGCGGCCGGCGTCTCGTCCGGCATCGACATGGGGCTCGCCCTGCTCGGCCGGATCGCGGGCGACGACCATGCCCGGGCCGTTCAGCTGGGCACGGAGTACGACCCGCAGCCGCCCTACGATGCGGGCGCCCCGCACAAGGCGCCGCCCCACCTGGTGGAGAAGCTGCGGGCCCGCAGCCGGTTCATACTGACGTAGTCCAGGTGAAGCGCGGCTCCCTGCGCTCGAGGAACGCGGCGACGCCCTCCCCGGTGTCGCCGCTGCCGCGCGCCTGTGCGCTCCAGTGGGCGTCCCGGTCCGTGCGGCCGTTCGCGAACTCCTTCGCGGCGGCCTGCGTCAGTCCCGAGCGGGACACCAGCACCCGGGTGAACTCCGCGATCCGCTCGTCGAGTCCGTCCACGGGCAGCACCTCGTCGACCAGACCCGTGCGCAGCGCCCGCTCGGTGTCGATCAACTCACCCGAGAAGAGCAGGTACTTGGCGGTGGCCGGACCCACCAGGGACACCAGGCGCCGGGTGGCGCCGGACGGATAGACGATCCCGAGCTTCGCCGGCGTCACCCCGAACCGCGCGCCGTCCTCGGCGAACCGCAGGTCGCACGCCGCGGCGAGCTGGGCGCCACCGCCGACGCAGTGCCCCCGGATCGCGGCCAGGGTCGGCTTCGGGAACGCCGCCAGGGCCTCCTCGGCTCGCCCGGCCAGCTCCTGGGCCTCCTGCGGCGACCCCAGGAGCGTGGAGATGTCGGCCCCCGCGCAGAAGGTGCCCCCCGCCCCGGTCAGCACCAGCGCCCGCACCGCCGGGTCGGCGGCCAGGGTGTCGAGCAACGGGGGCAGCGCCGCCCACATCGCGGCCGTCATGGCGTTGCGTTTCGCCGGGTGGTGCAGGACGACGGTGGCGACGGCGTCGGTGACGCCGTGCAGCAGATCGGGCTCCATGCCCCGGATGCTAGCCACCGGCTCGTCCGCATGATCGTCGCCGTGGATGTGAGAGGCGCGACACCGGCGCCCGAGGGAACCGGAGCGGACCGGAGAGGCCCGGGGGCGGCCAGGAGGGAGGAGCGGGCCGCCGAACCCGTACAACCCGAAGAGTGCGTGAAGTCGGCGTGGACAGGACGGAAACGGTCCTGCGGTCGACTTCCTCATCCTCGGCCGGTCGGAAACGCTCGATAACTGCTGACTTCTGTTCAGTCATCCGGAGGGGGGCGCCTCGGAACCAACACTTCCCATGTGGTGACAATCGAGCGCGAGGGTGGCGACCGGACGATGGACGATCAAGGGCGCGGGCCCGACCCACGCCCGGCGGGGACCGAGGGCGAACCCTGCGAATCCGCTGCGGAGGCCGAGCCCCGGCCGCTGCCCTACGAAGGCGTCTGGCGGTTCACCGCGTCCGCCGTCGACGCCTCGGTCCCGCAGGCACGACACGCCGTGCGGGACCTGCTGTACCGCCAGGGAGTACCGGTCGGCGACGACCTGGCCCAGGGGCTCCTGCTGATCGTCTCCGAGCTGGTCACCAACGCCGTCCGGCACGCGGCGGTGCTGTCGCCGGTGCTCGCCGTGGAGGTCGCCGTCGGGGCCGAGTGGGTGCGCGTGTCGGTGGAGGACAACCACCCCTACCGCCCGACCGCCCTGGAGGCCGACCACGCTCGCACGGGCGGCCGGGGACTGCTGCTGGTGCGCGAGATCACCCGGGAGGCGGGCGGGGTCTGCGACGTGGAGCACACGTCGGGCGGCGGCAAGGTGATCTGGGCCGCCCTGCCGCTCAAGCCCGTACGGGTGTC
Protein-coding regions in this window:
- a CDS encoding DJ-1/PfpI family protein: MQIAVVVYDRFTALDVVGPYEMLSRAPGAETVFVAEERGPVRTETGFLAVTADRALAEVPAPDVVVVSGGPGQSALMDHAPLLDWLRQADATSTWTTSVCSGSLLLAAAGLLEGRRATSHWLALWQLGAFGVEATGERVVFDGKYVTAAGVSSGIDMGLALLGRIAGDDHARAVQLGTEYDPQPPYDAGAPHKAPPHLVEKLRARSRFILT
- a CDS encoding enoyl-CoA hydratase/isomerase family protein, producing MEPDLLHGVTDAVATVVLHHPAKRNAMTAAMWAALPPLLDTLAADPAVRALVLTGAGGTFCAGADISTLLGSPQEAQELAGRAEEALAAFPKPTLAAIRGHCVGGGAQLAAACDLRFAEDGARFGVTPAKLGIVYPSGATRRLVSLVGPATAKYLLFSGELIDTERALRTGLVDEVLPVDGLDERIAEFTRVLVSRSGLTQAAAKEFANGRTDRDAHWSAQARGSGDTGEGVAAFLERREPRFTWTTSV
- a CDS encoding ATP-binding protein, whose protein sequence is MDDQGRGPDPRPAGTEGEPCESAAEAEPRPLPYEGVWRFTASAVDASVPQARHAVRDLLYRQGVPVGDDLAQGLLLIVSELVTNAVRHAAVLSPVLAVEVAVGAEWVRVSVEDNHPYRPTALEADHARTGGRGLLLVREITREAGGVCDVEHTSGGGKVIWAALPLKPVRVS